The following DNA comes from Arcobacter cloacae.
GTTTCAAATTTTTACAAAGCATAAAAAATCAAGATATAATAGCAATGAGCCAAACAAAATATTGGGAAAAAACCCACAAAGATTTACCCAAAGAGATTTTTGATAATGAAAAAATCAAAAGCAAAACAAACTGTAAAGCTTGTCATAGTGATATTGAAAAAGGACTAATTGAAGATGAAAACATTAAAAATCCTCTTAATTGAAGATGATTTACAAATGCAAAGATTTATTGCAGAATATCTAAAAGATTATGGTTTTGATTGTAATGTATTTGAAAATCCAAAAGATGCCATAGAAAACTTTAAAAAAGAGGATTATGAACTTATAATTCTTGATTTGATGCTTCCTGATATGGATGGATTTGATTTATTTAAAAAACTAAAATCTATTAAAGATACACCTATAATTATCTCCTCAGCAAGGGGTGATATTGGAAATAAAATCCATGGTTTTGAACTTGGAGCCGATGATTATTTAGCAAAACCCTATGAACCTAGAGAATTGGTTTTAAGAATCGAAAATGTTTTAAGAAAAACCTTCAAAAAAACTATAAAAATTGGTGATTTTTTAATAGATAAAGAGAATCGAACAGTTTTTTTAGATGATTTTCCAATAGATTTTACAAAAATAGAGTTTGATATTTTTATCTTTTTATGTGGTAATTTAAATAAAATCTCATCAAGAGAACAGATTATAAACGCAACTTCATTGGATATAAATACAAAAAATAGAACAATTGATATGCATATTTCAAATATAAGATATAAAATAGGAGATGATTCAAAAAATCCTAAATTTATAAAATCTGTTTGGGGTATAGGCTATAAATTTGTAGGATAAAAAATGTCAATTTTTAAAAAAATCTCTATTTTATTTTTTCTAAGCATATTTGTTATGGGTCTTATTGGTTTTTGGACTAATAATATAAATAATAAAAGGGTAAATAAACTAATTCAAGAAAAATATTTGGCTATTGTAGAAGATATTATTGAAAATATTGAAAATGAAATCCTACTAAATAAATTACTTAATGAACACCACTTTAAAACTTTAAAAAAAAGTTCAGGTAAAGATTTTGAAACTCTTTATTCATCAAAATATGATTTTGGAAAAGTTGAAATTATAAAAGAATCTTTTGAAGATGAATTTATAATCTTAATAGATTATTTTGATAAAAAATATATTTTCAAAGCTCCTGATGAACAAAATATTATTGACAAATATATTTTAAATAGTTTAGTATTTCTTGATATATTTTTATTGTTTCTTATTTTCGTATATATTTTAAAACTACTCTCTCCTTTAAAAGTAATAACTAAACAAATTGAAAATTTTGCACAAGGAAATCTTGAAACAAGAATAGATATAAATTCAAAAAATGAAATAGGAACATTAGCAAAAACATTTAATACTATGGCTGCTTCTTTGGAAAATTCTATAAAAACAAGAGAAGAACTCTTAAGAGATATAGGACACGAACTAAGAACTCCAATTGCAAAAGGAAAATTTGCAATAGAAAAAATAGATGATTTTTCACAAAAAGAGTTATTAAAAAAGATTTTTAAAGATTTAGAACTTTTAACAAATGAACTTTTAGAACTTGAAAAATTAGATTTAACTAAATTAAATAAAACAATTTTTAATGCAGAAACTTTAGTTATTGAGGCTTTAGGAAAATTATATTTAGATGATGAATCAAAAATAGATGTTTTAATAGATGAAAATTTTAAAATTCAAGCAGATTTATATTATCTTTCAATTGCTGTAAAAAATCTAATCGATAATGCTTTAAAATACTCAACTCACCTACCAATAATTATAGAAATAGATAAAAATCAAATCTCTATTTTAAACAAAGGTGCAAAACTCTCTAAAGAGTTTGAATACTACTTAAAACCTTTTACACAAGAGTTATCACAAAGAGATGGTTTTGGTTTGGGTCTTAGTATAGTAAAAAAAGTAATAGATAGACATGATTTTTCACTCTCTTACTCTTATGAAAATGATTTCAACATCTTTAAAATTAATTTTGGTAAATAAATTTTTACCATTTTAAACAAATATAAGTAATTTTTGACTATCATTTCAGCCTTTAGATTTGTGGTACAAATAGAGACAATTACTTTTTAATCTCAACTTCGGATAGTAATACTTTTAAAAAAAAGAGTTATCCAAAAAATTTCAAAATCAAAACATAATGTTGAAAGGATTTTGCGTGGAATATTTCAAGCAATTTAGACAAACCTATATGGTTAATTTTTGGCGTCCAACACCTGCTGTTATAGCACTTGGGGTGCTTGCAGCTTACTATTTTGGTATAACTGGAACATATTGGGCAGTTACAGGAGAGTTTACAAGATGGGGAGGTCACATCTTACAATTTTTTGGTGTTGATATCAGCAATTGGGGATATTACAAAATCATGAAGATGGAAGGAACTTCCCTAACTCGTATTGATGGAGTGATGATTATTGGTATGTTTGCTGGTTGTATTGCTGCTGCTTTTTGGGGAAATAATGTAAAACTTAGAATGCCTGCTAGCAATATTAGAATTGCTCAAGCTTTAATAGGTGGAATAATCGCAGGATTTGGAGCAAGACTTGGAATGGGATGTAACTTAGCTAGTTTATTTACAGGAATTCCTCAATTTTCAGTGCATGCTTGGTTTTTTACAATTGCTATGATTGTTGGTGTTTATTTAGGAGCAAAAGTTACTATGCTTCCATTTTTTCAATCAAAAATCAAACTTCAAAAAGTATCTTGTAGTAAAGAGTTGCAAAAAGATGAAACACAAATAAAATCATTTTTTAAATTTGGTACTTTTGTATTTATTGCTGCAATTATTTGGGCTTTATATTTAATATTTTTTGCAAATAGTGAAAAACTTGGTATTGCTGTACTTTTTGGTTGTGCTTTTGGTTTATTAATTGCAAAAGCTCAAATTTGTTTTACATCAGCATTTAGAGATATTTTTACAACAGGAAGAAATGAACTTGCTATTGCTATTATTATTGGTATGGCTGTTTCAACTATTGGTGTTTTTAGTTACATTATGATTGGAACTCCTGCAAAAATTATGTGGGCAGGACCAAATGCGATACTTGGTGGATTATTGTTTGGTTTTGGAATTGTACTTGCTGGTGGTTGTGAATGTGGTTGGATGTATAGAGCTGTTGAAGGACAAGTTCACTTTTGGATTGTTGGAATTGGAAATGTAATAGGAGCAACTTTTCTTGCATTTACTTGGGATAGTTTTTCAATATCACTTGCAACTTCTTGGCCAAAAATAAATCTTCTTGAATCATTTGGTTCTTATGGTGGATTATTTATGAATTATATTTTGCTATTTTTACTATTTTTATTAATTTTAAAACTAGAAAGAAATTACAAACAAAAACTAAAAAATAAAGGAAATTAATCTATGAAAGAAAATATTATTCCAGATTATAGACTTGATATGCAAGGTGAACCTTGTCCATATCCTGCTGTTAAAACACTTGAAGCAATGGAAAGTTTACAAAAAGGTGAAATCTTAGAAATTATAAGTGATTGTCCACAAAGTATAAATAATATTCCAATTGATGCAAAAAATCATGGATATAAGGTTTTAAATATAGATAGTAGTGGTCCAACTATTAAATATTTAATACAAAAATAATATCTAAAAGATTGTATTAAAATTTATTAATACAATCTTTGATAATAGATACTTCAACAACTTTTTTATATAATTGCCCCAATTAAAATTAAGGGTAAGAAATGATTCAACTTATAAACAAAAAAGAAAATATTTTTGAAGATAACATCGCATTTGTTGAGCAATGGGATTTTTCAAAGGCAAATCTAAATGAAGAGAATAGAATCTTAGCTATTACTCAAGTTGCATCAATTTGTTATCAATCACCAAAAGCCTTAGGAAGTGAAAGTTTATATAACAGACTTATGGCTGAGTCTCAAGGATTACCCTCTTCTTCTTTTGAATTTGTACCTGTTTTACTAGACCCTTTAAATTCTAAACATCAAGAAATTTTAGCACTTGAATATTCAAACACTAAAAAATTTGGTGAATTAATATGTGAAGGAAAATATTTACTTACAAATTATAGAGCTTTAGTTTATGATTTTGAAAACAATCCAAAAGCTTACTCTTTTGATATTCGAACTACTTATAACACACTTGAAGAGTGTAATATTATCAAAGAGCATTTCAAGGTATTTTTATACAAAGTTGATTTCCCAACTCGTTCTCAAATGGTAAGACACAGAGTTAATTGGCAAGAGCTTAGTAGAAGATATGTAAGTGGAAAAAGAGTTCCTTTTGATTTTTATATTAGTGAAAAAATGAAAGATGTTACAAGCGATGCTGGTGATACTCAAAAGATTTTAGATATTTGTTTAGAACACTATTATAAAGCATTAGAAGAAGGTGTTAAACCTCAAGAAGCTAGACGTATAATCCCACAAGCTGGATATTCTCAAATTTGGGGTGGTTTCCAACCAACTCAACTTGAAAATTACTTCAAATTAAGACTTGATTCTCACGCTCAATGGGAAATTAGAAAAACAGCAGAAGCTATGAAAGAGTTAATAGAAAAATAAATGAACTATCAATCAATTTTAGAAGAAATTGAATCAGAGATTCAACCTTTATTTAATGAAGGGAAAGTTGCAAGTTATATTCCAGCACTTGCAAATGTAAATCCAAATCAATTTTCAATGTCAATTCAAATGTTTGATGGAACATCTTTTGGCATTGGAGAAGTAAATAAAAAATTTTCTATTCAAAGTATCTCTAAAGTTTTCACATTTACTCTTGCTTTAAATCACTATGGAAAAGAGCTATATAAAAGAGTAGGACATGAACCATCAGGAAATCCTTTTAACTCTTTAGTTCAACTTGAATATGAAAATGGAATTCCAAGAAATCCATTTATAAATGCAGGAGCAATAGTAACTGCTGATAGTTTAGTTTCAATTTATAAAGATAGTAGTTTTAAAAATATTTTAAATTTTATAAAAAAAGTATCAAATGATGAAACAATAACTTATGATGAAGAGATTTTTAATTCAGAATTAGAACATGGTTTTAGAAATTATGCTTTAATAAATATGATAAAAAGTTTTGGAAATATTCATAATAATATAGATGATGTGATTAAAACTTATTTTAAACAATGCTCTATTATGATGAGCCCAGCTCAACTTGCAAAATCTATGCTTTTTTTAGCTAATCATGGAGAAAATCCCCTTACAAATGAGTGTATAATAACTGAATCAAAGGCAAAAAGAATCAACTCTTTGATGCTAACTTGTGGTCATTATGATGCAAGTGGTGATTTTGCATATAAAGTTGGACTTCCTGGAAAAAGTGGAGTTGGTGGAGGAATTGTTGCAATTGTTCCAAAAAAAATGGCAATTTGTGTATATTCTCCAAGATTAAATACTCAAGGAAACTCACTTATTGGTACAAAAGCTTTAGAATTATTTACTACAAAAACTGGTTTATCAATTTTTTAAATTTAAGGATTTTAGATTATGACTGCATTAGAAATAGCTGATATTATAGGAATTATCTGTTTTGCATTAAGTGGATTTTTAATTGCTGTTCATTATAAACTTGATATTTTGGGAGTTTTTATCTCTTCATTTCTAACAGCCCTTGGTGGTGGAATGATAAGAGATGTTCTAGCAGATAGAACTCCTTATGTTTTTACTACAAATCTACCTGTTATTTTAGTTGTGGCTACTGTTGTAATTGCTTTATTATTCAAACTTCATAAAATTGATGATTTAGAAGGAAAAACTGCATTTATAATCTCTGATGCTGTTGGATTAGTCTCTTTTTCAATTACAGGTTCTATTGTTGCCATTCAAAATGAATTTAACTTCTTAGGTGTGTTAATACTTGCATTTTTAACAGCTGTTGGAGGAGGAACAATCAGAGATATTTTAATAAATAGAGTTCCTTCTATTTTAGTATCAGAATTTTATGCTACAGTTGCCTTAATTATTGCTACTATTATCTTTGTTCTTGAACTTTTACATTTAAGAAGTTTGCCTGTTTTAACTGTTGTTTTTATTTTTGGAGTTGCGTTAAGACTTCTTGCATATTATAGAAATTGGCATTTACCAACTTTATCAAAAGAATAATTTTTTCTTCTTAACCTTTTGTTTACTTTTTATGGATAGAATCACCCAATTTTAATACCAAAGGAAAAAAAATGATAAAAAAATTTCTATTTACTGTTTTATTAGGTCTTAGTGCAATTGCAAGTTCATTAACTATTGATAGTGAAGTACCTGCTATAAAAATCAAAGATCAATTTGAAAAAGAGCATACAATAGATGCAAATGTTAAAACTATTTTGTTTGCTTCAGATAAGGGAACAAGTGATATTCTAAAAGATTATTTACTTTCAAAAGATGCAGATATTTTAACTAAAAACAATGCTGTTTATGTTGCTGATATTTCAGGAATGCCTAGTTTAATCTCTAAATTCGTTGCTTTACCAAAAATGAAAAAATATCCATTTTCAGTTCTATTACTAGATGATACAAATAAAGATAATTTTAGTAAAGAAGAAGGAAAAATTATAGTTTATACTTTAGATAATTCAAAAGTTACAAATATAGCTAAAATTTCTACTAAAGAAGAGTTAGAAGCTATTATAAAATAAAACTTACTAGCTTAGGCTAGTAGTTTTTTAAATGCTTCTATAATAGCCTCTTTTTCAAGCTCTTTTATTCTATTTTCTAAACTATCAACTGTTTCATCTTCAGCAAGTTCAAGCTCTTTTACTAAGATTTTTTCACCTTCATCATAAACTTCATTTACATAATGAATTGTAACACCAGATTTTTTTTCACCATTTTTAATAATAGCTTCATGAACAAATCTTCCATACATTCCAACTCCACCATAAATTGAAGGTAAAATTGCTGGGTGAGTATTTATTATTTTATTTGGAAATGCACTTAAAAGTTTTGATTCAATTTTTTTCATATAACCAGATAAAAATATATAATCACACTCAAATTCCAAAAGTAATTTAGTTATTTTCTCATCTAAATCTTCATTTGGATATTTTTTGGCATTTATTATAAAATGAGGAATATCATATGATAGAGCTTTTTGTAAAACTCCTGCGTTTGTATTATTTGTAATTACTACAACCACTTTTGCATCAAGTTCATTATTTTGTATAGCTTTTTGGATAGTTTCAAAACCACTTCCATTATAAGAGGCTAAAATTCCTATTTTTTTCATTCTTTTTCCTATTTTTAAAAGCCAAGATTATAACAAAATTATGTTTATAATCTTTGGGCATGGGTTAATGCAATTGCAATCGCATCTGTAATATCAAGTGGTTTTATCTCTTTTTTAATTCCTAATAATCTTTTAACCATAAAAGATACCTGCTCTTTTGTAGCTTTTCCATTTCCTGTAACTGCTTGTTTTACTTGTAAAGGAGTATATTCAGAAAAATTTCCAAACTCTTGTAAAATTTTTAAACTTATTGCTCCTCTAAATTGTGCAAGTTTAATAACCGTCTTTGGATTAAATGCATA
Coding sequences within:
- the purN gene encoding phosphoribosylglycinamide formyltransferase, whose amino-acid sequence is MKKIGILASYNGSGFETIQKAIQNNELDAKVVVVITNNTNAGVLQKALSYDIPHFIINAKKYPNEDLDEKITKLLLEFECDYIFLSGYMKKIESKLLSAFPNKIINTHPAILPSIYGGVGMYGRFVHEAIIKNGEKKSGVTIHYVNEVYDEGEKILVKELELAEDETVDSLENRIKELEKEAIIEAFKKLLA
- a CDS encoding trimeric intracellular cation channel family protein; the encoded protein is MTALEIADIIGIICFALSGFLIAVHYKLDILGVFISSFLTALGGGMIRDVLADRTPYVFTTNLPVILVVATVVIALLFKLHKIDDLEGKTAFIISDAVGLVSFSITGSIVAIQNEFNFLGVLILAFLTAVGGGTIRDILINRVPSILVSEFYATVALIIATIIFVLELLHLRSLPVLTVVFIFGVALRLLAYYRNWHLPTLSKE
- the yedF gene encoding sulfurtransferase-like selenium metabolism protein YedF, which translates into the protein MKENIIPDYRLDMQGEPCPYPAVKTLEAMESLQKGEILEIISDCPQSINNIPIDAKNHGYKVLNIDSSGPTIKYLIQK
- a CDS encoding FAD-dependent thymidylate synthase, with protein sequence MIQLINKKENIFEDNIAFVEQWDFSKANLNEENRILAITQVASICYQSPKALGSESLYNRLMAESQGLPSSSFEFVPVLLDPLNSKHQEILALEYSNTKKFGELICEGKYLLTNYRALVYDFENNPKAYSFDIRTTYNTLEECNIIKEHFKVFLYKVDFPTRSQMVRHRVNWQELSRRYVSGKRVPFDFYISEKMKDVTSDAGDTQKILDICLEHYYKALEEGVKPQEARRIIPQAGYSQIWGGFQPTQLENYFKLRLDSHAQWEIRKTAEAMKELIEK
- the yedE gene encoding selenium metabolism membrane protein YedE/FdhT; the protein is MLKGFCVEYFKQFRQTYMVNFWRPTPAVIALGVLAAYYFGITGTYWAVTGEFTRWGGHILQFFGVDISNWGYYKIMKMEGTSLTRIDGVMIIGMFAGCIAAAFWGNNVKLRMPASNIRIAQALIGGIIAGFGARLGMGCNLASLFTGIPQFSVHAWFFTIAMIVGVYLGAKVTMLPFFQSKIKLQKVSCSKELQKDETQIKSFFKFGTFVFIAAIIWALYLIFFANSEKLGIAVLFGCAFGLLIAKAQICFTSAFRDIFTTGRNELAIAIIIGMAVSTIGVFSYIMIGTPAKIMWAGPNAILGGLLFGFGIVLAGGCECGWMYRAVEGQVHFWIVGIGNVIGATFLAFTWDSFSISLATSWPKINLLESFGSYGGLFMNYILLFLLFLLILKLERNYKQKLKNKGN
- a CDS encoding response regulator transcription factor codes for the protein MKTLKILLIEDDLQMQRFIAEYLKDYGFDCNVFENPKDAIENFKKEDYELIILDLMLPDMDGFDLFKKLKSIKDTPIIISSARGDIGNKIHGFELGADDYLAKPYEPRELVLRIENVLRKTFKKTIKIGDFLIDKENRTVFLDDFPIDFTKIEFDIFIFLCGNLNKISSREQIINATSLDINTKNRTIDMHISNIRYKIGDDSKNPKFIKSVWGIGYKFVG
- the ruvC gene encoding crossover junction endodeoxyribonuclease RuvC, with the protein product MKILGIDPGTRNCGYAIIEKNGREIKLLEAGLIKIKTKILQEQIVEMTEGFDLLFSKHKIDEVSIEDMFYAFNPKTVIKLAQFRGAISLKILQEFGNFSEYTPLQVKQAVTGNGKATKEQVSFMVKRLLGIKKEIKPLDITDAIAIALTHAQRL
- a CDS encoding ArsS family sensor histidine kinase; its protein translation is MSIFKKISILFFLSIFVMGLIGFWTNNINNKRVNKLIQEKYLAIVEDIIENIENEILLNKLLNEHHFKTLKKSSGKDFETLYSSKYDFGKVEIIKESFEDEFIILIDYFDKKYIFKAPDEQNIIDKYILNSLVFLDIFLLFLIFVYILKLLSPLKVITKQIENFAQGNLETRIDINSKNEIGTLAKTFNTMAASLENSIKTREELLRDIGHELRTPIAKGKFAIEKIDDFSQKELLKKIFKDLELLTNELLELEKLDLTKLNKTIFNAETLVIEALGKLYLDDESKIDVLIDENFKIQADLYYLSIAVKNLIDNALKYSTHLPIIIEIDKNQISILNKGAKLSKEFEYYLKPFTQELSQRDGFGLGLSIVKKVIDRHDFSLSYSYENDFNIFKINFGK
- a CDS encoding glutaminase — its product is MNYQSILEEIESEIQPLFNEGKVASYIPALANVNPNQFSMSIQMFDGTSFGIGEVNKKFSIQSISKVFTFTLALNHYGKELYKRVGHEPSGNPFNSLVQLEYENGIPRNPFINAGAIVTADSLVSIYKDSSFKNILNFIKKVSNDETITYDEEIFNSELEHGFRNYALINMIKSFGNIHNNIDDVIKTYFKQCSIMMSPAQLAKSMLFLANHGENPLTNECIITESKAKRINSLMLTCGHYDASGDFAYKVGLPGKSGVGGGIVAIVPKKMAICVYSPRLNTQGNSLIGTKALELFTTKTGLSIF